The segment AGGCACACAAAGCATTTGAAATTTTGGCTCGCGAGAATTCGCGAATGCTGTTGGTTTATCTGCGAAGTCTCGTTCGCGACGAATCGGCGGTGGACGACCTGTTCCAGGAAGCCATGGTTGTCGCCTGGAAACGGCTCGACGAATGTGACCTCGATAGGCCATTCGGTCCGTGGCTCAGAGGTATTGCGTCGCGACTGGTGCTGGCGCACTATCGAAAGCAAAAGTCTTTACCCGTCGTCGTGCAAGAAGCCGTACTCAATGTCGTTGATCGACATTTCAGGAACATCAATCTGTTGGCAGGCGATACATGGGACGACAAGGTGGCGGCGTTGCGTGAGTGCATTGATGCGTTGCCCGAAAAGCACAAAGTCACGATCAGAGGAAAGTATTTTGAAGGCCTGTCGGTAGCTGGCGTCGCGGAACGGTTCGATGTGACGATCGAAG is part of the Mariniblastus fucicola genome and harbors:
- a CDS encoding RNA polymerase sigma factor, with the protein product MDQKAHKAFEILARENSRMLLVYLRSLVRDESAVDDLFQEAMVVAWKRLDECDLDRPFGPWLRGIASRLVLAHYRKQKSLPVVVQEAVLNVVDRHFRNINLLAGDTWDDKVAALRECIDALPEKHKVTIRGKYFEGLSVAGVAERFDVTIEACKKRMQRGRTMLAACLKSKGVLSASEAEL